In Rhodococcus sp. OK302, one genomic interval encodes:
- a CDS encoding RidA family protein: MSEAPQTWSARLAELGIELPAVAAPVAAYVPAVRTGDHVYTSGQLPFVDGKLSLTGKLGAGVSEADAKVAARVCALNALAAVDALVGIDNVVRVVKVVGYVASAEGFTGQPGVINGASEFFGEVFGDAGIHARAAVGVAELPLGAAVEVDMIVEVR; the protein is encoded by the coding sequence ATGAGTGAGGCACCACAGACCTGGTCAGCGCGTCTGGCCGAGCTCGGCATCGAGCTTCCCGCAGTTGCCGCACCGGTTGCGGCGTACGTCCCGGCCGTTCGTACGGGCGATCACGTTTACACGTCCGGGCAGTTGCCGTTCGTGGACGGAAAATTGTCGCTGACGGGCAAACTCGGTGCGGGCGTGTCGGAAGCAGATGCGAAGGTTGCCGCGCGTGTCTGCGCGCTCAACGCACTTGCTGCTGTCGACGCGCTGGTGGGCATCGACAATGTCGTTCGAGTCGTCAAGGTCGTCGGCTACGTTGCGTCCGCCGAAGGATTCACCGGTCAGCCCGGCGTGATCAACGGTGCGTCCGAATTCTTCGGTGAGGTCTTCGGTGACGCGGGCATTCACGCCCGTGCTGCTGTCGGTGTTGCAGAACTTCCCCTCGGTGCAGCCGTCGAGGTGGACATGATCGTCGAAGTTCGCTGA
- a CDS encoding MBL fold metallo-hydrolase, with product MATVHPAYAQLRAVTDIASVMLENNPGMMTLDGTNTWILQLPGNADCVVVDPGDNDEEHLHRVAGTGRVVLTLITHRHFDHTGGVGRFHELTSAPVRSVDPEFLRGSGTTLVDGEVIEVAGLRLRIVATPGHTADSVSIVIENDGSVLTGDTILGRGTTVLDDSDGDLGDYLTSLRALIELGDGRTVLPGHGPELPDLQEISQKYLAHREERLDQVRAALVTLGDSASVRDVVEHVYSDVDPKLWPVAEKSVNVQLAYLRR from the coding sequence ATGGCAACGGTTCACCCCGCCTACGCGCAGCTTCGCGCCGTCACCGACATTGCGTCGGTCATGCTCGAAAACAACCCGGGCATGATGACGCTCGACGGCACCAACACATGGATTTTGCAGCTACCGGGCAATGCCGACTGTGTTGTCGTCGATCCCGGTGACAATGACGAAGAACATCTGCACCGTGTGGCCGGAACCGGTCGGGTTGTGTTGACGTTGATCACGCACCGGCATTTCGATCACACCGGCGGGGTGGGCCGTTTTCACGAATTAACCTCGGCACCAGTGCGTTCCGTGGATCCGGAGTTTTTGCGCGGTAGCGGTACGACGCTTGTCGACGGCGAAGTCATCGAGGTTGCCGGGCTGAGATTGCGGATCGTCGCAACTCCCGGCCATACTGCCGATTCCGTATCGATCGTGATCGAAAACGATGGCAGCGTGCTTACCGGCGATACAATCCTCGGCCGCGGCACAACGGTTCTCGACGATTCCGACGGCGATCTGGGGGACTACCTCACCTCGCTGCGCGCACTCATCGAACTCGGTGACGGGCGAACGGTATTGCCCGGTCATGGTCCGGAACTGCCTGATTTGCAAGAGATTTCGCAGAAGTATCTTGCTCACCGCGAAGAGCGGCTCGATCAGGTGCGAGCGGCGTTGGTGACGCTCGGTGATTCGGCATCTGTCCGAGATGTTGTCGAACATGTCTATTCGGACGTCGACCCCAAGCTGTGGCCGGTTGCCGAGAAATCCGTGAACGTGCAGTTGGCGTATTTGCGCCGCTGA
- a CDS encoding 2-hydroxymuconic semialdehyde dehydrogenase: MTTHCDGWIRNYVDGAYVEPDESSSFEQVDPATGRVLARVHEADRALVDRAVTSARRALDNGWADTPVGERTALLRRAADRIEERFEEFVAAEMADTGKPITQARSLDVARAVSNFRAFADIVAAAGQESFVTDLAGGKQALNYAIRKPLGVVAVIVPWNLPLLLLTWKVAPALACGNSVVVKPSEETPATASLLAEVLEEVGLPAGVYNVVHGFGANSAGEFLTTHPGINGVTFTGSSATGSHVMKTVAPRVLPVSFELGGKNAAIVFDDVDIDEALTGLTKSVFTNTGQVCLCTERVYVHRNIFDDIAGGLVERAQELRLGDPTLDATTTGPLISQAHRKKVLDYFEIAQQGGAKVLTGGGIPDLGEALAGGSWIEPTLWTGLTNKDRAVREEIFGPVAALIPFDTEAEAIALANDTEYGLAASVWTNDLRRGHRVAQKMNVGISWVNTWFTRELRSPFGGSGLSGIGREGGESSLHFYTEPTNVCVQL; the protein is encoded by the coding sequence ATGACCACACACTGCGACGGATGGATCCGCAACTACGTGGATGGCGCGTATGTCGAACCGGACGAGTCATCGAGCTTCGAGCAGGTAGACCCCGCAACGGGCCGTGTTCTCGCCCGGGTCCACGAGGCCGACCGCGCGCTGGTTGATCGGGCTGTGACCTCGGCCAGGCGGGCCTTGGACAACGGCTGGGCGGATACACCGGTGGGGGAGCGAACTGCATTGTTGCGCCGCGCGGCCGACCGGATCGAGGAGCGGTTCGAGGAGTTTGTTGCTGCCGAGATGGCAGATACCGGGAAGCCCATCACACAGGCTCGGTCTTTGGACGTCGCTCGCGCCGTATCGAACTTTCGGGCATTCGCCGACATCGTGGCTGCGGCCGGGCAGGAATCGTTTGTCACGGACCTAGCCGGAGGCAAGCAGGCCCTGAATTATGCGATCCGTAAGCCGCTCGGCGTGGTCGCTGTCATCGTGCCGTGGAACCTGCCGCTGCTTCTTTTGACGTGGAAAGTTGCACCGGCCCTCGCCTGTGGAAACTCCGTGGTGGTCAAGCCGTCCGAAGAAACCCCAGCCACAGCGTCGTTGCTGGCAGAGGTGCTCGAAGAGGTGGGCCTGCCGGCCGGCGTGTACAACGTCGTTCACGGCTTCGGCGCCAACTCGGCCGGCGAGTTCCTCACTACACATCCCGGTATCAACGGTGTCACCTTCACCGGCTCATCGGCAACGGGATCTCACGTCATGAAAACAGTTGCGCCACGGGTTCTCCCGGTCTCCTTCGAACTGGGTGGCAAGAACGCCGCAATCGTGTTCGACGATGTCGACATCGACGAAGCACTGACCGGCCTCACCAAATCGGTATTCACAAATACCGGACAGGTCTGTCTCTGTACTGAGCGAGTCTACGTGCACCGCAACATTTTCGACGATATTGCCGGCGGGCTCGTCGAGCGGGCGCAGGAATTGCGTCTCGGCGATCCGACGCTCGACGCGACCACAACCGGCCCGCTGATCTCGCAGGCTCATCGCAAGAAGGTCCTCGACTACTTCGAGATCGCGCAGCAAGGGGGAGCGAAAGTTCTCACCGGTGGCGGCATTCCAGACCTCGGCGAAGCGCTGGCCGGTGGATCCTGGATCGAACCCACACTGTGGACCGGCCTGACCAACAAGGACCGCGCAGTACGCGAGGAAATCTTCGGACCCGTTGCCGCGCTCATACCGTTCGACACCGAGGCAGAGGCTATTGCTTTGGCCAACGACACCGAATACGGGCTGGCCGCATCCGTGTGGACCAACGATCTGCGCCGCGGACATCGCGTTGCCCAGAAGATGAACGTCGGAATCTCCTGGGTCAATACCTGGTTCACCCGTGAACTGCGTTCTCCGTTCGGCGGATCGGGTCTTTCCGGGATCGGCCGCGAGGGTGGAGAATCCTCGCTGCACTTCTATACCGAACCCACCAACGTGTGCGTGCAGCTGTGA
- a CDS encoding 2-keto-4-pentenoate hydratase: MTTPEDTIAALARRLDDAQTSCTDTPSLADDNNIDIDDAYKIQNALLERRVGRGESIVGVKLGFTSKAKMAQMGVSEVIVGQLTDAMTVENGGDVDLSSFIHPKIEPEVAYRLSKDVDLDDPSVDIESCVDAVAAAMEIIDSRYRDFRFTYTDVVADNTSAAGYVIGPWQPLQDVSDRVVRMKVGSEEVVGSTSAILGDPAQALHALLDIARRRRIPLRAGQVILAGAATAAIQLDEVTAQCDVAGLGTVSVRGVR; encoded by the coding sequence ATGACAACCCCAGAAGACACCATAGCTGCGCTCGCGCGTCGTCTCGACGATGCTCAGACCAGTTGCACCGACACACCGAGCCTGGCTGACGATAACAACATCGACATCGACGACGCGTACAAGATTCAGAACGCTCTCCTCGAAAGGCGTGTCGGGCGCGGGGAATCCATTGTCGGCGTCAAACTCGGATTCACGAGCAAAGCCAAGATGGCCCAGATGGGTGTCTCCGAGGTTATCGTCGGCCAACTGACCGACGCGATGACAGTGGAGAACGGCGGCGACGTCGACCTGTCGTCCTTCATTCATCCCAAGATCGAACCTGAAGTGGCGTACCGACTGTCGAAGGACGTCGACCTCGATGATCCGAGTGTCGACATCGAATCATGCGTCGACGCGGTCGCCGCGGCAATGGAGATCATCGATTCGCGATATCGCGATTTTCGCTTCACCTACACCGATGTCGTCGCGGACAACACCAGTGCCGCCGGATATGTGATCGGGCCGTGGCAGCCTTTGCAAGATGTCTCGGATCGAGTTGTCCGTATGAAGGTCGGTAGCGAAGAGGTTGTCGGTTCGACGTCGGCGATCCTTGGCGATCCGGCACAAGCACTCCACGCCTTGCTGGACATTGCCCGTCGACGCAGAATCCCCTTGCGTGCCGGGCAGGTCATTCTGGCCGGCGCGGCAACGGCGGCAATACAGCTTGATGAGGTAACAGCACAGTGCGACGTTGCGGGACTGGGAACCGTTTCGGTGCGAGGTGTTCGATGA
- a CDS encoding RidA family protein, whose protein sequence is MSGAQVIERLARPRGKFPHVKVVGDFVYVSGTSSRRPDNTFVGVEVDEMGTTSLDIRAQTRAVIENIAAILAEVGGELGDLVQVTSYLVSMNDFGGYNEVYAELFDENGPTRTTVAVHQLPHPHLLIEISGVAYVPASRRSAFVDTENAS, encoded by the coding sequence ATGAGTGGTGCTCAGGTCATCGAGAGGTTGGCCAGGCCTCGCGGTAAGTTCCCGCATGTCAAGGTCGTCGGAGATTTTGTCTACGTATCGGGTACCAGCTCGCGGAGGCCGGACAACACGTTTGTCGGTGTCGAGGTCGATGAAATGGGTACGACGTCGCTCGACATTCGGGCGCAGACGCGTGCCGTTATCGAGAACATTGCCGCGATCCTCGCCGAAGTGGGCGGTGAACTGGGCGATCTGGTCCAGGTCACGTCCTATTTAGTGTCCATGAACGACTTCGGCGGATACAACGAGGTATACGCCGAACTGTTCGACGAAAACGGCCCGACGAGAACGACTGTGGCCGTTCATCAACTGCCGCATCCACATCTGCTCATCGAAATTTCCGGCGTGGCGTACGTGCCCGCCTCCCGACGCTCAGCGTTCGTAGATACGGAGAATGCATCATGA
- a CDS encoding 3-hydroxyanthranilate 3,4-dioxygenase, producing MTVIPPVIDFKKWIDDNRHLLQPPVNNQTMALGDDFIVQVVGGPNQRTDYHLDPYEEWFYQLEGDIHVNVMTEDGPQRVDIREGETWLLPGNLPHSPQRPTAGSIGLVIERVRVEGTLEKFQWYCLECDHKIYEVELQVRDIVADLPPVFVTFYESEEARTCENCGTLHPGKG from the coding sequence ATGACCGTGATTCCGCCCGTCATCGACTTCAAGAAGTGGATCGACGACAACCGGCATCTGCTGCAGCCGCCCGTCAACAACCAGACGATGGCGCTGGGAGACGACTTTATCGTGCAGGTAGTCGGTGGACCCAATCAGCGCACCGACTATCACCTCGATCCGTACGAGGAGTGGTTCTACCAGCTCGAAGGTGACATTCACGTCAACGTCATGACGGAAGACGGACCCCAGCGCGTCGACATCCGGGAGGGTGAAACCTGGCTGCTGCCAGGAAATCTCCCGCATTCGCCGCAGCGCCCGACTGCCGGTTCGATCGGCCTTGTCATCGAGCGCGTCCGTGTCGAGGGAACGCTGGAAAAGTTTCAGTGGTACTGCCTGGAATGTGATCACAAGATTTACGAGGTGGAACTACAGGTGCGCGACATCGTCGCCGACCTCCCACCGGTCTTCGTCACATTTTACGAGAGCGAAGAAGCGCGCACGTGTGAAAACTGCGGCACACTGCATCCAGGCAAGGGCTGA
- a CDS encoding amidohydrolase family protein: MSDMIDVHTHYVPKGWPDLSADAGPEAPWMKVESETEAMIMMGTKEFRRVQSDAWDAEVRLRDMDADGVQTQVVSPTPAFFNYGRTGEQATRISRIFNDLALEIVEPAKDRLIPFCQVPLQDTDAACRELERCIANGHRGVEIGNHVGDLDLDSEGVVTFLQHCASLDVPVFVHPWDMANSPRLDRWMAQWLTAMPAETHLSILALILGGVFDKIDDRLKIGFAHGGGSFAFWLGRMENAWHGRNDIIGTSEYPPSHYLGRFYVDSVVFDERALRLLVDTVGVDRVMVGSDYPYPLGERPVGNVVRKSEFLDDAARQLISRGNAERFLGLSGMPVWV, translated from the coding sequence ATGAGCGACATGATCGACGTTCATACCCATTACGTGCCCAAGGGGTGGCCGGATCTCTCGGCGGATGCAGGTCCGGAGGCTCCGTGGATGAAGGTGGAGTCAGAGACTGAAGCCATGATCATGATGGGTACCAAGGAGTTTCGACGCGTCCAGTCCGATGCCTGGGATGCCGAGGTGCGCCTTCGGGATATGGATGCGGACGGGGTGCAGACGCAAGTTGTCTCGCCGACACCCGCATTCTTCAATTACGGCCGCACCGGTGAGCAGGCGACCAGAATCTCGAGGATCTTCAACGATCTTGCACTCGAGATCGTAGAACCCGCGAAGGACCGACTTATTCCGTTCTGTCAGGTTCCGTTGCAAGACACCGATGCCGCCTGTCGTGAACTCGAGCGTTGCATTGCGAACGGGCACCGGGGAGTCGAGATCGGCAATCACGTCGGCGATCTCGATCTCGACAGTGAGGGGGTCGTGACATTCCTGCAGCATTGCGCGTCGCTGGACGTACCGGTCTTCGTGCATCCGTGGGATATGGCCAACTCGCCCCGGCTTGATCGTTGGATGGCGCAGTGGCTCACCGCGATGCCGGCCGAGACGCATTTGTCGATACTCGCACTGATCCTCGGCGGCGTCTTCGACAAGATCGATGATCGGCTGAAGATCGGATTTGCACATGGCGGTGGATCTTTCGCATTCTGGCTCGGCCGGATGGAGAACGCCTGGCACGGCCGAAATGACATCATCGGAACGTCGGAGTATCCGCCCTCGCATTACCTGGGCAGGTTCTACGTGGATTCTGTCGTCTTCGATGAGCGTGCGCTGAGATTGCTGGTGGACACGGTGGGGGTGGACCGTGTGATGGTGGGAAGTGATTACCCGTATCCGCTGGGTGAACGACCTGTCGGAAATGTTGTTCGTAAGAGTGAGTTCTTGGATGATGCTGCACGACAGCTAATTTCGCGGGGGAATGCCGAACGGTTCCTCGGTTTGTCGGGTATGCCTGTTTGGGTATAG
- a CDS encoding MFS transporter encodes MTQSVTSDGKPLPEKAARSRVALATLAGTTLEWYDFFLYGTAAALIFNKQFFPSLSPTAGTLAAFSTFAVGFIARPVGGLVFGHFGDRIGRKATLVVSLVMMGVGSTLIGLIPNYDSIGFWAPVLLVLMRVIQGIGLGGEGAGATLMSMEHAPAGQKNLYAGFPQMGTPAGLVLANGLFLSISAMMSDSAFASWGWRIPFLLSFVLVAIGLVIRLRVTESPSFAGIMEKNEIVRFPLREALKVGFPRLSLTLAACVANSAVAYAFMVFTLAYGTQHLGYDKQFLVLSVTAAAAVWFISIPIWTKVADKYGRRHMFIGGSAAILLWCIVFFPLLNTENKVVAVVAFIGMGLIIPVTHCVQGAIIADTFPAKVRYSGSSLILQSGAILGGGLAPMIATALLDATGSSVGVTWYLVAMCSISLAGAIALFRVVPDSSRGLQYDEVRMSENA; translated from the coding sequence ATGACCCAAAGCGTAACCAGTGACGGAAAGCCGTTGCCGGAGAAAGCTGCCCGCAGCAGAGTTGCCCTGGCAACCCTCGCCGGCACAACTCTTGAATGGTACGACTTCTTTCTCTACGGAACAGCCGCAGCGCTGATCTTCAACAAGCAATTTTTCCCAAGTCTGAGTCCCACCGCGGGAACTTTGGCTGCGTTCAGCACATTTGCCGTCGGCTTCATCGCTCGACCGGTGGGTGGCCTCGTGTTCGGACACTTCGGTGACCGTATCGGCCGCAAGGCGACACTCGTCGTCTCGCTGGTGATGATGGGCGTCGGCTCCACCCTGATCGGCCTGATCCCGAACTACGATTCCATCGGATTCTGGGCTCCCGTGCTGTTGGTCCTGATGCGAGTCATCCAGGGCATCGGGCTGGGCGGCGAAGGTGCCGGGGCGACACTGATGTCGATGGAACATGCGCCGGCCGGTCAGAAGAACCTGTATGCAGGCTTCCCGCAAATGGGTACACCAGCCGGACTTGTTCTCGCCAACGGACTTTTCCTCAGTATCAGCGCAATGATGTCGGACTCGGCCTTTGCTTCGTGGGGATGGCGTATTCCGTTCCTGCTCAGCTTCGTTCTGGTTGCGATCGGACTGGTGATTCGCCTACGCGTTACCGAGTCACCGTCGTTCGCGGGAATCATGGAAAAGAACGAAATTGTACGCTTCCCGCTGCGTGAGGCGCTCAAGGTCGGTTTCCCTCGTCTCTCGCTCACATTGGCTGCCTGCGTTGCGAACTCGGCAGTGGCGTATGCCTTCATGGTGTTCACCCTTGCATACGGCACCCAACATCTGGGCTACGACAAGCAGTTCCTGGTTCTCAGTGTCACTGCCGCGGCAGCCGTGTGGTTCATTTCGATTCCGATCTGGACCAAGGTGGCAGACAAGTACGGCCGACGGCACATGTTTATCGGTGGATCCGCGGCAATCCTGTTGTGGTGCATTGTTTTCTTCCCGCTTCTGAACACCGAGAACAAAGTTGTCGCCGTCGTCGCCTTTATCGGGATGGGTTTGATCATCCCGGTGACGCACTGCGTCCAGGGTGCCATCATCGCGGATACATTCCCGGCGAAGGTGCGATACTCCGGTTCGTCGCTGATTCTGCAGAGCGGTGCGATTCTGGGTGGCGGATTGGCTCCGATGATCGCAACGGCACTGCTCGACGCCACGGGTTCCTCGGTCGGAGTGACCTGGTACCTGGTGGCAATGTGCTCGATCAGTCTGGCCGGCGCAATCGCACTGTTCCGGGTGGTGCCGGATTCATCGCGTGGGTTGCAGTACGATGAGGTTCGTATGTCCGAGAACGCTTGA
- a CDS encoding LysR substrate-binding domain-containing protein, whose protein sequence is MDMPKLLDGRLKLRHLLLVDALSRQGSVVGAAAALHITQPVATRSLHDIESILGVSLFDRGPRGITPTIFGEAFTAHARAVIAQLTEAGRHVVELADANRGTVIVGTHLAGSNVLLPGAIARLKVHHPLLTVIVRESTPEQLLTDLEAGRIDLIVGRLTSPTDGTAIRRNLYAESVELVTRVDHPLTEREDIQLEDLRNFPWILPGVETVLRRELEEFFVRNGLPMPENRVEATSFLTVRQLLIETDMIAVLPSLIPRDDARLTTLPITLDPIGHSVGITTSATRTSSPSAEALIVTLGAFAKELMHP, encoded by the coding sequence ATGGACATGCCCAAGCTCCTCGACGGGCGACTCAAACTCCGCCACCTCTTGCTGGTCGACGCATTGAGTCGTCAGGGCAGCGTGGTCGGTGCCGCCGCTGCACTTCACATCACGCAACCTGTGGCAACTCGCAGCCTCCACGACATCGAGTCGATTCTCGGCGTCTCACTCTTCGATCGCGGGCCACGCGGCATCACTCCGACCATTTTCGGCGAGGCCTTCACGGCTCACGCTCGAGCCGTCATCGCGCAGCTCACCGAAGCCGGCCGGCACGTGGTGGAACTTGCCGACGCAAACCGTGGAACCGTCATCGTAGGAACGCATCTCGCAGGATCAAATGTGTTGTTGCCCGGCGCTATTGCACGCCTGAAGGTTCATCATCCGCTGCTCACAGTGATCGTTCGAGAGAGCACCCCCGAACAACTGCTCACCGATCTCGAAGCCGGCCGAATCGACCTGATTGTCGGCCGGCTCACCTCACCGACCGACGGCACCGCAATAAGGCGTAATCTCTACGCCGAATCAGTCGAACTTGTTACCCGCGTTGATCATCCGCTGACCGAGCGCGAAGACATACAACTCGAAGATCTTCGCAACTTTCCCTGGATCTTGCCCGGCGTCGAAACCGTCCTCCGCCGCGAACTGGAAGAGTTCTTTGTCCGCAACGGCCTCCCGATGCCCGAGAACCGCGTCGAGGCAACATCATTCCTCACAGTTCGACAACTGCTGATCGAGACCGACATGATTGCCGTACTTCCGAGCCTGATTCCCCGCGACGACGCTCGTCTGACCACGCTTCCGATCACTCTCGATCCGATCGGCCACAGTGTAGGTATCACGACTTCTGCCACCAGAACGTCAAGTCCGTCCGCAGAAGCACTGATCGTCACGTTGGGCGCCTTTGCCAAAGAACTCATGCATCCATAA
- a CDS encoding carboxylesterase family protein: MSEVIAGTTSGQFRGVRRESSLYFGGIPYARAGRFQRPEPAEPQIGIFDATAPGTVFPQPPSRLERVMGPPVPEPEQSEDSFTVTVTTPSLTGRRPVMVWLHGGGYSSGGGSLPWYDGDALSTEGDVVVVSVNYRVGVLGYLLLDGVSEGNLGVHDQIAAIEWVRTNIDAFGGDPDSITLFGQSAGAHSIVNLLSSNASRAGIRRVVLHSSPRLDFNFSHSTAVENGKVFARILGGNPNTAPLADMLEAFRGTAIEFGQRSGNVVQPPFAPVSGVAPLPEESGTFTDAPDAIIGYTHDEGSAFLRVTLDPSRDKEEALTQNMFADTAVELADMFAATGASVYTYRFDWTPEENAFGAPHCIDLPFVLGSQKAWQGSPMLGDAEWSTVDELGRRIRQLWISFAHNGSPDGGKSWKTYTPENPIGITFA, encoded by the coding sequence ATGTCCGAGGTAATCGCCGGCACGACTTCGGGACAGTTCCGGGGAGTCCGACGCGAAAGTTCGTTGTACTTCGGCGGAATTCCGTATGCGCGTGCCGGCAGATTCCAGCGGCCCGAACCGGCCGAGCCGCAGATCGGAATTTTTGATGCCACCGCACCGGGAACAGTATTTCCGCAACCACCCTCACGACTCGAACGTGTCATGGGGCCGCCTGTTCCCGAACCAGAGCAGAGCGAGGACAGTTTCACGGTCACGGTCACTACGCCATCCTTGACCGGGCGACGACCTGTGATGGTGTGGCTGCACGGAGGTGGATACTCCAGTGGCGGTGGCTCCCTTCCCTGGTACGACGGTGACGCCTTGTCAACGGAAGGCGACGTCGTCGTGGTCTCGGTCAACTACCGAGTCGGCGTTCTCGGATATCTCCTCCTCGACGGAGTCAGCGAAGGCAATCTCGGAGTCCACGATCAGATCGCCGCGATCGAATGGGTACGGACCAACATCGATGCTTTCGGCGGCGACCCTGATTCGATCACCCTGTTCGGCCAATCCGCTGGTGCACATTCGATAGTGAACCTGTTGAGCAGCAATGCCTCCCGCGCCGGAATCCGCAGAGTCGTATTGCACAGCAGTCCACGTCTGGACTTCAACTTTTCACACTCGACAGCAGTCGAGAACGGCAAAGTTTTTGCGCGGATACTCGGCGGCAATCCGAACACCGCTCCCCTCGCCGATATGCTGGAGGCATTTCGTGGAACAGCGATCGAGTTCGGACAGCGATCAGGCAATGTGGTTCAACCACCGTTCGCTCCCGTCTCCGGAGTAGCGCCGCTCCCCGAGGAATCAGGCACCTTCACCGATGCCCCGGACGCCATCATCGGCTACACACACGACGAAGGATCGGCGTTTCTGCGCGTGACACTCGACCCATCGCGGGACAAAGAGGAAGCGTTGACGCAGAACATGTTTGCCGATACCGCTGTGGAGTTGGCCGATATGTTTGCGGCTACCGGAGCCTCGGTGTACACGTATCGTTTCGATTGGACTCCCGAGGAGAACGCTTTCGGCGCCCCACACTGCATTGATCTCCCGTTCGTCTTGGGATCCCAAAAGGCTTGGCAGGGTTCGCCAATGCTGGGCGACGCCGAGTGGTCGACTGTCGACGAGCTGGGTCGCCGGATTCGACAGCTCTGGATTTCGTTTGCACATAACGGAAGTCCGGACGGCGGAAAATCATGGAAGACGTACACACCGGAGAATCCGATCGGAATCACCTTCGCCTGA
- a CDS encoding TetR/AcrR family transcriptional regulator: MARQVAERSDTIPALAGVFRTYGFDGASLAVITEHTGLGKGSLYNFFPRGKEEMAEAVLDEVDTWFDSKVFNPLRAEAVPAPDRVRDMFDAIADYFQSGQRICLFGAFALGQERERFGTKVRSYFDEWIDALTVALETTDDPTGLAEEAVAGIQGAIMMSRALADEAVYSRLAKRLEHRLLEALSQ, from the coding sequence ATGGCCAGACAGGTAGCTGAACGCTCCGACACAATCCCCGCCCTCGCGGGTGTGTTCCGAACGTACGGGTTCGACGGAGCAAGTCTCGCGGTCATCACCGAACACACCGGGTTGGGCAAAGGTAGTCTCTACAACTTTTTTCCGCGAGGCAAGGAAGAGATGGCCGAGGCCGTACTCGACGAGGTAGACACCTGGTTTGATTCGAAAGTCTTCAACCCTCTTCGTGCAGAAGCAGTTCCGGCACCGGATCGCGTCCGAGACATGTTCGACGCGATTGCCGACTACTTTCAGTCCGGGCAACGGATCTGTCTATTCGGAGCATTTGCGCTCGGCCAGGAACGCGAGCGCTTCGGGACGAAAGTGCGGTCGTACTTCGACGAGTGGATCGACGCGCTGACCGTCGCACTCGAGACCACGGACGATCCCACCGGGCTCGCGGAAGAAGCTGTTGCCGGGATCCAAGGCGCGATCATGATGTCGCGCGCATTGGCCGACGAGGCCGTGTATTCCAGATTAGCGAAGCGCCTCGAACATCGACTGTTGGAAGCTCTTTCGCAATAG
- a CDS encoding nuclear transport factor 2 family protein has translation MQKVRLAEDGWNSRDPHKVSLAYTPDSWWRNRSTFVTGRTEIVELLTEKWNRELDYRLIKELWAYDANRIAVRFAYEWHDHDGQWFRSYGNENWEFDADGLMHHRHASINDVSIEESERKFFWDLTGPRPQDHPSLTELGL, from the coding sequence ATCCAGAAGGTTCGCCTCGCCGAGGACGGCTGGAATTCACGCGATCCACACAAGGTGTCCCTGGCGTACACGCCGGACAGTTGGTGGCGCAATCGGTCGACGTTCGTCACGGGCCGCACCGAGATCGTCGAGCTTCTCACCGAGAAATGGAATCGCGAACTGGACTACCGCCTGATCAAGGAACTGTGGGCCTACGACGCCAACCGGATAGCGGTTCGATTCGCGTACGAGTGGCACGATCACGACGGACAGTGGTTTCGCTCCTACGGCAACGAGAACTGGGAGTTCGATGCCGACGGCCTGATGCACCACCGCCACGCCAGTATCAACGACGTCTCCATTGAGGAATCCGAGCGAAAGTTCTTCTGGGACCTGACCGGGCCACGCCCACAAGATCATCCGAGCCTGACCGAGTTGGGTCTGTGA